Proteins found in one Hyla sarda isolate aHylSar1 chromosome 7, aHylSar1.hap1, whole genome shotgun sequence genomic segment:
- the LOC130283100 gene encoding trypsin-like, which yields MTSILSKPHGGEADDRIMNGFDCTKNSITYQVSLRTAGTHFCGGALIADQWVLTSAQCFKGSVQVVLGEHDIKRTENTEQYNNSIKVIRHQAFNPRTLDNDIMLIKLASTPTFNNFVNKASLPTGCVGPNSFCQVSGWGITLTNNGKK from the exons TTCTCTCTAAGCCTCATGGGGGTGAAGCAGATGACAGGATTATGAACGGTTTTGATTGCACCAAGAATTCCATTACTTACCAGGTGTCCCTGCGTACAGCGGGGACTCACTTCTGTGGAGGGGCGCTCATTGCAGATCAGTGGGTTCTGACTTCTGCTCAGTGTTTTAAAGG AAGTGTTCAGGTTGTTCTGGGAGAACATGACATAAAGAGGACTGAAAATACAGAACAGTACAACAATTCCATCAAGGTCATACGGCACCAAGCCTTTAATCCAAGAACCCTGGACAACGACATCATGTTGATCAAATTAGCCTCAACcccaacttttaataattttgtcaACAAAGCGTCTCTGCCCACGGGCTGCGTAGGCCCCAATTCATTCTGTCAGGTCTCCGGATGGGGAATCACATTGACCAATAATGGTAAGAAATGA